The Devosia sp. A16 genome includes a window with the following:
- the fliJ gene encoding flagellar export protein FliJ, whose product MKSRSESLIRLKKFQVDEKRRQVTQIEMMIADFERMAAELDQQIEIEQQKTGISDIAHFAYSTFAKAAIARRDNLLASANDMKGNLEAAQDALAEAVEDLKKVELLDQREHGREAAAEAKSEQAEYDEIGRLRHIRR is encoded by the coding sequence ATGAAGTCGCGCAGCGAGAGCCTGATCCGGCTTAAGAAGTTTCAGGTCGACGAGAAGCGCCGCCAGGTCACGCAGATCGAGATGATGATCGCCGATTTCGAGCGGATGGCCGCCGAACTCGACCAGCAGATCGAAATCGAGCAGCAGAAGACCGGCATCTCGGACATCGCGCATTTCGCCTATTCGACCTTCGCCAAGGCGGCGATAGCCCGCAGGGACAACCTGCTGGCCTCGGCCAACGACATGAAGGGCAATCTCGAGGCGGCGCAGGATGCGCTGGCCGAAGCGGTGGAAGACCTCAAGAAGGTCGAGCTCCTGGACCAGCGCGAGCATGGCCGCGAGGCCGCCGCCGAAGCCAAGTCCGAGCAGGCGGAATACGACGAGATCGGCAGGCTGCGGCACATCCGTCGCTGA
- a CDS encoding histidine phosphotransferase family protein — protein MADFIELKATDLAAMLCSRVCHDLINPVGAIGNGLEVLADPTQSAMADGAQELIANAAKQARAKLEFARLAYGASSTAGTDFDTRECERVARIYFEIEKADLDWQVPLILLPKHKAKLFMNMLLIAAMAVPRGGVVTARIEGAAGAEVFTLTSKSDPEKRQKTLMPSGVEGLLSGSPEGGVDARGIQPFYTGILARMTDMELKVGIENDVFEFSATPKAVAAAA, from the coding sequence ATGGCGGATTTCATCGAGCTCAAGGCGACCGACCTCGCGGCGATGCTGTGTTCTCGGGTCTGCCATGACCTGATCAATCCCGTGGGGGCGATCGGCAACGGGCTCGAGGTGCTGGCCGACCCGACCCAGTCGGCAATGGCCGACGGGGCGCAGGAACTGATTGCCAACGCCGCCAAGCAGGCGCGCGCCAAGCTCGAGTTCGCCCGCCTTGCCTATGGCGCATCGTCCACCGCCGGGACGGATTTCGATACCCGCGAGTGCGAGCGGGTGGCGCGGATCTATTTCGAGATCGAGAAGGCCGATCTCGACTGGCAGGTGCCGCTGATCCTGTTGCCCAAGCACAAGGCCAAGCTGTTCATGAACATGCTGCTGATCGCCGCCATGGCGGTGCCGCGCGGCGGCGTGGTGACGGCGAGGATCGAGGGGGCGGCCGGCGCCGAGGTGTTCACCCTCACCTCGAAATCCGACCCTGAGAAGCGGCAGAAGACGCTGATGCCTTCGGGGGTCGAGGGGCTGTTGTCGGGCTCGCCGGAAGGTGGCGTCGATGCGCGCGGCATCCAGCCGTTCTATACCGGCATCCTGGCGAGGATGACCGACATGGAGCTCAAGGTCGGCATCGAGAACGACGTGTTCGAGTTCTCTGCAACCCCCAAGGCGGTAGCGGCCGCGGCCTGA
- a CDS encoding zinc-binding metallopeptidase family protein — MKLFRCDHCGHLLYFENTRCERCGRALGYGPLTNNLFSLDGGPDVWTAPAASSREFVYCANATHGACNWLLPHAPGADPYCLACRHNGLVPDIENPVDLGRWQAIERAKKRLIYSLLRLHLPLATRNQDAVHGLSFQFLNEEIAPAPVLTGHDSGIITLALKEADDAAREYRRTQFNEPYRTLLGHFRHEIGHYYWDLLVAGRPALEPFRALFGDESADYETALQAHYANGAPAGWQQHYISAYATSHPWEDFAETFAHYLHLVDTTEMAAAFGVNLRPAVDKAGELTARLDYDPYASADIDELIENWIPLASLMNNLNRAIGQHDAYPFVLTLEVIAKLGFVARLVHEAGAVQWTVPGPTGPVPINAPAGPTELPRP, encoded by the coding sequence ATGAAGCTCTTTCGCTGCGACCATTGCGGTCACCTGCTCTACTTCGAGAACACCCGCTGCGAGCGCTGCGGGCGGGCGCTTGGTTATGGCCCGCTCACCAACAACCTGTTCTCGCTCGATGGCGGACCGGACGTCTGGACGGCCCCGGCCGCGTCCAGCCGGGAGTTCGTCTACTGCGCCAATGCGACTCACGGCGCCTGCAACTGGCTGCTGCCGCACGCCCCGGGCGCCGATCCCTATTGTCTCGCCTGCCGCCACAACGGCCTGGTCCCGGACATCGAGAACCCGGTCGATCTCGGCCGTTGGCAGGCGATCGAGCGGGCCAAGAAGCGCCTGATCTACTCGCTGCTGCGCCTGCACCTGCCACTCGCCACCCGCAACCAGGACGCGGTGCACGGCCTGAGCTTTCAGTTCCTCAACGAGGAAATCGCCCCGGCGCCGGTACTGACGGGGCACGACAGCGGCATCATCACCCTGGCGCTGAAGGAGGCCGACGACGCGGCGCGCGAGTATCGCCGCACCCAGTTCAACGAGCCCTACCGTACCTTGCTTGGCCATTTCCGCCACGAGATCGGCCACTACTACTGGGACCTGCTGGTGGCCGGGCGTCCGGCCCTCGAGCCGTTTCGCGCCCTGTTCGGCGACGAGAGCGCCGACTATGAGACTGCGCTGCAGGCCCATTATGCCAATGGCGCCCCTGCCGGCTGGCAGCAGCACTACATCTCGGCCTATGCCACCTCCCACCCCTGGGAAGATTTCGCCGAGACCTTCGCCCACTACCTCCACCTTGTCGACACCACCGAGATGGCGGCCGCGTTCGGCGTCAATCTCCGGCCGGCCGTCGACAAGGCAGGAGAGCTCACCGCCCGGCTCGACTATGACCCTTATGCCAGCGCCGACATCGACGAGCTGATCGAAAACTGGATTCCACTCGCCTCGCTGATGAACAACCTCAACCGCGCCATCGGCCAGCACGATGCCTACCCGTTCGTCCTCACCCTGGAAGTGATTGCCAAGCTCGGCTTCGTCGCGCGGCTGGTGCACGAGGCCGGCGCCGTGCAATGGACCGTCCCCGGCCCGACAGGACCGGTGCCGATCAACGCGCCCGCTGGCCCGACCGAGCTGCCGCGCCCCTGA
- a CDS encoding GNAT family N-acetyltransferase: MHDITLLSVPVFSTLANAGFALRREVFVIEQRIPEAEEFDADDLTATHVVAIAAGNVVGTLRIIWTPEHIKIGRVVVSQLWRGQGISSRLLHFAMDLARRRGETRFYLTAQHDKLAVYEKLGFVAFGEPFDDGSGILHLKMKTY; the protein is encoded by the coding sequence ATGCACGATATCACCCTCCTCAGCGTCCCGGTGTTTTCCACTCTTGCCAACGCCGGCTTCGCGTTGCGTCGCGAGGTCTTCGTCATCGAGCAGCGCATTCCCGAAGCCGAGGAGTTCGATGCCGACGACCTCACCGCGACGCATGTTGTGGCGATTGCCGCCGGCAACGTGGTGGGCACGCTGCGCATCATCTGGACGCCGGAGCATATAAAGATCGGCCGCGTCGTGGTTTCGCAGCTTTGGCGCGGCCAGGGCATCTCCTCCCGCCTGCTCCATTTCGCCATGGATCTGGCGCGTCGGCGCGGCGAAACCCGCTTCTATCTCACCGCCCAGCACGACAAGCTCGCCGTCTACGAAAAGCTCGGATTCGTCGCCTTCGGCGAGCCGTTCGACGATGGCTCAGGCATCCTTCACCTCAAGATGAAGACTTACTGA
- the fliI gene encoding flagellar protein export ATPase FliI, whose product MQSLRAAIDAIEDVEVFGRVKTVQGLLIEVVGPVRELRVGGRVSIETTNGGMLGAEIIGFRDGHALCLPFGAVNGVRLGCRALFKRHDGAVQPSEHWLGRVINADGEPIDGKGPLQPGATPYPLRQVPLPAHERMRVGDPLDMGVRTLNTFTTMCEGQRMGIFAGSGVGKSVLMSMLARNAQVDVAVIGLIGERGREVQEFVTEYLGEVGIQQAVVVVATSDEAALMRRQAAYLTLTLSEYFRDQGKRVLCMMDSLTRFAQAQREIGLAIGEPPTAKGYPPTVFTELPRLLERAGPGLADSGSITGLFTVLVEGDDHNEPIADAVRGILDGHIVMERSIAERGRYPAVNVLRSISRTMPGCVPANVRPTLQKARELMSTFADMEELIRLGAYRKGSDPGVDRAIAINPALEAFLSQQREERTSIADGYVMLEAILEKVGEQSASVK is encoded by the coding sequence ATGCAGTCCCTGAGAGCCGCCATTGACGCGATCGAGGACGTGGAAGTCTTCGGGCGGGTCAAAACCGTGCAGGGCCTGTTGATCGAAGTGGTCGGGCCGGTGCGCGAGCTGCGCGTCGGCGGCCGCGTTTCGATCGAAACCACCAATGGCGGGATGCTCGGCGCCGAGATCATCGGTTTTCGCGACGGCCATGCGCTGTGCCTGCCGTTCGGTGCGGTGAACGGGGTACGGCTGGGCTGCCGGGCGCTGTTCAAGCGGCATGACGGAGCAGTGCAGCCCTCCGAGCACTGGCTCGGCCGGGTGATCAACGCCGATGGCGAGCCGATCGACGGCAAGGGGCCGCTGCAGCCGGGCGCCACGCCCTATCCGCTGCGGCAGGTGCCGCTGCCGGCGCATGAGCGCATGCGCGTAGGCGATCCCCTGGATATGGGGGTGCGGACCCTCAACACCTTCACCACCATGTGCGAGGGCCAGCGCATGGGCATCTTTGCCGGTTCGGGCGTCGGCAAGTCGGTACTGATGAGCATGCTGGCGCGCAATGCGCAGGTCGACGTGGCGGTGATCGGGCTGATCGGGGAACGCGGCCGCGAAGTGCAGGAATTCGTCACCGAGTACCTGGGAGAGGTAGGTATCCAGCAGGCGGTCGTGGTGGTCGCGACCTCGGACGAGGCGGCGCTGATGCGGCGGCAGGCCGCCTACCTGACGCTCACGCTGAGCGAGTATTTCCGCGATCAGGGCAAGCGCGTGCTGTGCATGATGGACAGCCTCACCCGCTTCGCCCAGGCGCAGCGCGAGATCGGCCTTGCCATCGGCGAGCCGCCGACCGCCAAAGGCTATCCGCCGACGGTTTTCACCGAGCTGCCGAGATTGCTGGAACGGGCCGGTCCGGGGCTTGCCGACTCCGGCTCCATTACCGGTCTATTTACCGTTTTGGTGGAAGGTGACGATCACAATGAGCCCATTGCGGACGCCGTTCGCGGCATTCTCGATGGGCACATCGTGATGGAGCGCTCGATCGCCGAGCGGGGACGCTATCCGGCGGTCAATGTGCTCCGGTCTATCTCGCGAACCATGCCTGGGTGCGTGCCGGCCAATGTGCGGCCGACCCTGCAGAAGGCGCGGGAGCTCATGTCGACATTTGCCGACATGGAGGAACTGATCCGGCTGGGGGCTTACCGGAAGGGATCGGATCCAGGCGTGGACCGTGCCATCGCGATCAACCCGGCGCTGGAGGCGTTTCTGAGCCAGCAGCGGGAGGAGCGCACCTCGATCGCCGACGGCTATGTCATGCTGGAAGCGATCCTGGAAAAGGTGGGCGAGCAATCTGCGTCAGTGAAGTGA
- a CDS encoding thioredoxin domain-containing protein: MAVAEFRVDPLVWGHGPRVLELFLEPTCPYSGKAFGKLDALLQAVGEDKLTLKLRLHSQPWHMFSPVIVRGIYAAASLPEGKSAAKRVMQAVYDHREEFEFERHATGPNRDATPNDLIRRIEGYTGLELMAAFDEPQLDRSTRWDARYARQNGIHVSPSFMIDGIVQADMSSGDEVSAWVKRLD, translated from the coding sequence ATTGCCGTGGCTGAGTTCCGGGTCGATCCGCTGGTATGGGGACATGGACCGAGGGTGCTCGAGCTGTTCCTCGAGCCGACCTGCCCTTACTCGGGCAAGGCTTTCGGCAAGCTCGACGCGTTGCTGCAGGCGGTGGGAGAGGACAAGCTGACGCTGAAGCTCAGGCTGCACTCGCAGCCCTGGCACATGTTCTCGCCGGTGATCGTCAGGGGGATCTACGCCGCGGCGAGCCTGCCCGAAGGCAAGTCGGCGGCGAAACGGGTCATGCAGGCGGTGTACGATCATCGCGAGGAATTCGAGTTCGAGCGGCATGCCACCGGGCCGAACCGCGACGCCACCCCGAACGACCTGATCCGGCGGATCGAGGGCTATACCGGGCTCGAACTGATGGCGGCGTTCGACGAGCCGCAGCTCGACAGATCAACCCGCTGGGACGCCCGCTATGCCAGGCAGAACGGCATTCACGTCTCGCCCAGCTTCATGATCGACGGGATCGTGCAGGCGGATATGAGCAGCGGCGACGAAGTCTCGGCTTGGGTGAAACGGCTGGATTAG
- a CDS encoding response regulator produces the protein MKSCLVVDDSSVVRKVARRILEDLDYIVDEAEDGQEAFDKCRQEMPDAILLDWQMPVMSGLEFLKLLRGYVGGHTPRVVYMVTENDIGQIALALKAGVDDYMMKPFDRDHLEGKFTASANERASVA, from the coding sequence ATGAAATCCTGCCTCGTCGTCGACGACTCCAGTGTGGTGCGCAAGGTGGCGCGCCGCATCCTGGAAGATCTCGACTATATCGTCGACGAGGCGGAGGATGGGCAGGAAGCCTTCGACAAGTGCCGTCAGGAAATGCCCGACGCGATCCTGCTCGATTGGCAGATGCCGGTGATGAGCGGCCTCGAGTTCCTCAAACTGCTGAGGGGCTATGTCGGCGGCCACACGCCGCGCGTGGTCTATATGGTCACCGAGAACGATATCGGGCAGATCGCGCTGGCGCTGAAGGCCGGGGTCGACGACTACATGATGAAGCCGTTCGACCGCGACCACCTCGAGGGCAAATTCACCGCCTCGGCCAACGAACGCGCCAGCGTCGCCTGA
- a CDS encoding phosphotransferase family protein, with the protein MNDVEWIAPDPDAVAAALAGIGIRVDPAEVKLLPRDNRFAGRLPDQRIAWFPTDLLGKERLARESRALALIERYCRFRAPRTIYHSDAGWYLRREVPGTSDPFATYQRVLEDRQFAATLGGQLGRLLADQHLSPPRAELGDWLLPRPGWPPPVADIAADLPRVTGDRGLIDAALALLARHEAAEQEIGGRVLAHTDFGFHNMVVTSDGAVAGVFDYDEAALTDRHYDFRYLLLDDPDDRLLLTAIEAYLAAGGQPIELARIHLLNAASAVAFLAFRSDAGPDEKPAGRTLAEDLRWTRLALARAGQ; encoded by the coding sequence ATGAACGACGTCGAGTGGATAGCCCCCGATCCGGATGCCGTGGCGGCTGCGCTTGCTGGCATAGGCATTCGCGTCGATCCGGCTGAGGTGAAGCTCCTGCCGCGCGACAATCGTTTCGCCGGCCGCCTGCCCGATCAGCGCATCGCCTGGTTCCCGACCGATCTCCTGGGCAAGGAGCGGCTGGCGCGAGAGAGCCGAGCCCTCGCCTTGATCGAGCGTTATTGCCGCTTCCGGGCGCCCCGCACGATCTACCATTCCGACGCCGGCTGGTACCTGCGCCGCGAGGTTCCCGGAACGTCCGATCCGTTCGCTACCTACCAGCGCGTTCTAGAGGACCGCCAGTTCGCGGCAACGCTGGGGGGCCAACTCGGGCGCCTGCTGGCGGACCAGCATCTGAGCCCGCCGCGTGCCGAACTCGGCGACTGGTTGCTCCCCCGCCCCGGCTGGCCCCCGCCGGTCGCCGACATCGCGGCGGACCTGCCGCGCGTCACCGGCGATCGCGGCCTGATCGATGCAGCGCTGGCGCTGCTCGCCCGGCACGAAGCCGCCGAGCAGGAAATCGGCGGCCGCGTTCTCGCCCACACCGATTTCGGCTTTCACAACATGGTGGTCACCTCGGACGGCGCGGTGGCTGGCGTGTTCGACTACGACGAAGCCGCGCTCACCGACCGGCACTACGACTTCCGCTACCTGCTGCTCGACGACCCCGATGACCGGCTGCTGCTCACCGCCATCGAGGCCTATCTCGCTGCCGGTGGTCAGCCGATCGAGCTTGCCCGCATCCACCTGCTCAACGCGGCCTCGGCGGTCGCCTTCCTCGCCTTCCGGAGCGACGCCGGGCCCGACGAGAAGCCGGCAGGACGGACCCTCGCCGAAGACCTGCGCTGGACCCGCCTGGCGCTGGCGCGTGCCGGCCAGTAA
- a CDS encoding PRC-barrel domain-containing protein: MFRTLLTTTALATLLTAGAMAQDAAAPATEAPATETAPAATTEAAPAAQLDSSILASGYTVTDKDNLATEIIGKQVYSSTDANAEHIGDVNNLVVGENGEIAAVIIGVGGFLGIGEKNVAVNYSELQWVTAEDGSERFVLPTSKEALEQAPDFKTTEDAAAPAADANAPAATAPADNAAPADQPADAMAPADQSTAPAAAPATGPIDRATLTDAPLTAEELIGTNAYGPGDEHLGAIGDVILAADGKAVEAVIIDFGGFLGIGTKPVAVAIENLRFATNQNGDKFLFVNVTRDQLDKAVAYNKDTWEAERDTQLLKTDPQQ; the protein is encoded by the coding sequence ATGTTCCGCACCCTTCTGACCACCACGGCGCTTGCGACGCTGCTGACGGCGGGCGCCATGGCACAGGATGCCGCTGCGCCGGCAACCGAGGCGCCGGCCACTGAGACAGCCCCCGCGGCAACCACGGAGGCCGCCCCGGCGGCGCAGCTCGACAGCTCGATCCTCGCCTCCGGCTACACCGTCACCGACAAGGACAACCTTGCCACTGAAATCATCGGCAAACAGGTCTACTCCTCCACTGACGCCAACGCCGAGCATATCGGTGACGTCAACAACCTGGTGGTCGGCGAAAATGGCGAGATCGCCGCAGTGATCATCGGGGTCGGCGGCTTCCTTGGGATCGGCGAAAAGAACGTCGCCGTGAACTATTCCGAGCTGCAGTGGGTCACCGCAGAGGACGGCAGCGAGCGCTTCGTGCTTCCCACCAGCAAGGAAGCGCTGGAGCAGGCCCCTGACTTCAAGACCACCGAGGACGCCGCGGCTCCTGCAGCCGATGCCAATGCGCCGGCGGCAACGGCTCCTGCGGACAATGCTGCTCCGGCCGACCAGCCCGCTGACGCCATGGCGCCGGCCGATCAGAGCACCGCTCCCGCGGCAGCGCCGGCCACCGGTCCGATCGACCGCGCCACGCTGACCGACGCGCCGCTCACCGCCGAGGAACTGATCGGCACCAATGCCTACGGCCCCGGTGACGAGCATCTCGGCGCCATCGGCGACGTGATCCTTGCGGCCGACGGCAAGGCCGTGGAAGCGGTGATTATCGATTTCGGCGGCTTCCTCGGGATTGGCACCAAGCCGGTGGCTGTGGCGATCGAGAACCTTCGCTTCGCCACCAACCAGAACGGCGACAAGTTCCTGTTCGTCAACGTGACGCGCGACCAGCTCGACAAGGCCGTCGCCTACAACAAGGATACCTGGGAAGCCGAGCGCGACACCCAGCTGCTGAAGACCGACCCGCAGCAGTAA
- a CDS encoding autotransporter family protein: protein MPASAASFTAGTATEFEQAITDASTDPDNADITLLNDITVSSTLTEATAPGTLDIYTDGGYTLTLDGPGAIWDAGSYTYFAVQGSTTGGLTVSSGGQLTISDNPANPQPYGMLDMRAGIFTITGDGTIVKSTYFAAGREDNTTVTVTDGAHVITTSSAALGEDSNTTNAADITVLVDGEGTVWDAGYFSAGGAANTVDVTLSGGAVINAGAASIGRNGNATMLVTGAGSALAVSGNLYIGERSPWISGAGVGDGALTISDGGLVSADRVLLGVTGNGSSDPGVTGNLLVDTGGTLATGELAPELGTGTATFDNGTLRATDNAASLIHGFAPGQFVLLGDGMFLDSNGLDVVAESGMSGDGALTKQGLGTLTLTGPNTYQGDTFVTTGTLAAGVTNTFSAASDHHVAAGAALALKGFDQTVASLQNAGTVSLGGAPGTVLSITGNYQGDAGIILINTALGNDSSVTDRVDVGGNTAGTGSIRVTNVGGTGAQTVEGIRIIDVLGTSSASFSLLGDYEFEGEQAVVGGAYAYRLYQGSTSNPGDGDWYLRSTLIPDGPDPLYQAGVPLYESYPQVLAMLNQLGTLQQRVGNRSWSGNDSTAGVVDLGDRQVETGGMWGRIEGNYAREALDTTSGGTDYDATLWRLQAGLDGVIQQGERGALVGGAYLSYGTVGADVSSRFGNGDITSSGFGVGGTLTWYDASGFYLDGVAQLQWFDSTLSSSTAGLDLVKGNNGFGYALRLEAGSRITLGDGWSVTPQGQIVYSEVSFADFTDAFGTAVGLTDGGGLQGRLGISLDHEDANEADDGLARSHFYGIANLYYRFDNSTGVEVGGTALTASADQLSGGLGVGGSYNWGDDRYSLYGEASFRTGLNAPGDSYSLNANVGLRGRW, encoded by the coding sequence GTGCCAGCTTCGGCAGCCAGCTTCACCGCCGGCACCGCCACGGAGTTCGAGCAGGCGATCACCGACGCCAGCACCGACCCGGACAATGCCGACATCACGCTGCTCAACGACATCACGGTCAGCTCGACCCTCACCGAAGCGACCGCTCCAGGCACACTGGATATCTATACCGACGGGGGCTACACCCTTACCCTGGACGGGCCCGGCGCGATCTGGGATGCCGGCAGCTACACCTATTTCGCCGTTCAGGGATCGACCACTGGCGGGCTCACCGTTTCGAGTGGCGGCCAGCTCACGATCAGCGACAATCCCGCCAATCCGCAGCCCTATGGCATGCTCGACATGCGCGCCGGCATCTTCACCATCACGGGCGACGGAACCATCGTGAAGTCGACCTACTTCGCCGCTGGTCGCGAGGACAACACCACGGTGACCGTCACCGACGGCGCACATGTAATCACCACCAGCAGCGCCGCTTTGGGTGAGGATTCCAACACCACCAACGCCGCCGACATCACCGTGCTGGTTGATGGGGAGGGAACGGTCTGGGACGCCGGCTACTTTTCCGCCGGCGGCGCAGCGAACACCGTCGACGTGACGCTGTCGGGTGGCGCCGTCATCAATGCCGGCGCCGCCAGCATCGGCAGGAACGGCAACGCCACCATGCTGGTGACCGGCGCCGGCTCGGCCCTGGCTGTTTCGGGCAACCTCTATATCGGCGAGCGCTCGCCCTGGATCTCCGGCGCGGGCGTCGGCGACGGCGCCTTGACCATCAGCGATGGCGGCCTTGTCTCCGCCGATCGGGTCCTGCTGGGCGTGACCGGCAACGGGAGCTCGGATCCCGGCGTTACCGGCAACCTGCTCGTCGATACCGGCGGCACGCTCGCCACCGGGGAACTGGCCCCGGAGCTCGGCACCGGCACCGCGACCTTCGACAACGGCACCCTGCGCGCCACCGACAATGCGGCATCGCTGATCCACGGCTTCGCCCCCGGCCAGTTCGTCCTTCTCGGCGACGGCATGTTCCTCGATTCCAACGGTCTCGACGTGGTGGCCGAGAGCGGCATGTCCGGCGACGGCGCGCTGACCAAGCAGGGGCTGGGCACGCTGACGCTAACCGGTCCCAATACCTATCAGGGGGACACGTTCGTCACCACCGGCACGCTTGCCGCCGGCGTCACCAACACCTTCAGCGCCGCCTCCGACCATCACGTCGCGGCCGGCGCGGCGCTCGCCCTCAAGGGGTTCGACCAGACGGTCGCCTCGCTCCAGAACGCCGGCACCGTCAGCCTTGGCGGCGCGCCTGGCACCGTGCTCAGCATCACCGGCAACTATCAGGGCGATGCCGGGATCATCCTCATCAATACGGCGCTGGGCAACGACAGTTCGGTCACCGACCGGGTCGACGTCGGCGGCAACACCGCGGGCACCGGCAGCATTCGGGTCACCAATGTCGGCGGCACCGGCGCCCAGACCGTCGAAGGCATCCGGATCATCGATGTCCTCGGGACCTCGAGCGCCAGCTTTTCGCTGCTGGGCGACTATGAGTTCGAAGGGGAGCAGGCTGTGGTCGGTGGCGCTTACGCCTACCGGCTCTACCAGGGCAGCACCAGCAACCCGGGCGACGGCGACTGGTACTTGCGTTCGACCCTGATCCCGGATGGTCCCGACCCGCTCTATCAGGCGGGCGTCCCGCTCTACGAGAGCTATCCGCAGGTCCTCGCCATGCTCAACCAGCTCGGCACCCTGCAGCAGCGCGTCGGCAACCGCTCGTGGAGCGGCAACGACAGCACCGCCGGCGTCGTCGACCTTGGCGACCGCCAGGTCGAAACCGGCGGCATGTGGGGGCGGATCGAAGGCAACTATGCGCGCGAGGCGCTCGACACCACCTCCGGCGGCACCGACTACGATGCCACCCTATGGCGTCTGCAGGCCGGCCTCGACGGCGTGATCCAGCAAGGCGAACGCGGGGCGCTGGTCGGCGGCGCCTATCTGAGCTACGGCACGGTGGGCGCCGACGTCTCCTCGCGCTTCGGCAACGGCGACATCACAAGCTCCGGTTTCGGGGTTGGCGGCACGCTGACCTGGTATGATGCCAGCGGCTTCTACCTTGATGGCGTCGCCCAGTTGCAGTGGTTCGACAGCACGCTGAGCTCCAGCACTGCCGGGCTCGACCTGGTCAAGGGCAATAATGGCTTCGGCTACGCCCTCCGCCTCGAGGCTGGGAGCCGGATCACGCTGGGTGACGGCTGGTCGGTCACGCCGCAGGGCCAGATCGTCTACAGCGAGGTCTCCTTCGCTGATTTCACCGATGCCTTCGGCACCGCGGTGGGCCTGACCGATGGTGGCGGGTTGCAGGGCCGTCTCGGCATTTCTCTCGACCACGAAGACGCCAACGAGGCTGATGACGGGCTGGCACGCAGCCATTTCTATGGCATCGCCAACCTCTACTACCGGTTCGACAACAGCACGGGCGTCGAGGTCGGCGGCACTGCCCTGACGGCCAGCGCCGACCAGCTTTCCGGCGGGTTGGGGGTGGGTGGCAGCTACAACTGGGGTGACGACAGGTATTCCCTGTACGGCGAGGCATCGTTCCGCACCGGGCTCAACGCGCCCGGCGACAGCTACAGCCTCAACGCCAATGTCGGCTTGAGGGGGCGCTGGTAA
- the ctrA gene encoding response regulator transcription factor CtrA — translation MRVLLIEDDSATAQSIELMLKSESFNVYTTDLGEEGVDLGKLYDYDIILLDLNLPDMSGYEVLRTLRVAKVQTPILILSGLAGIEDKVRGLGFGADDYMTKPFHKDELVARIHAIVRRSKGHAQSVINTGDLSVNLDTKTVEVQSARVHLTGKEYQMLELLSLRKGTTLTKEMFLNHLYGGMDEPELKIIDVFICKLRKKLSVATGGKNYIETVWGRGYVLREPDENENFQESSVA, via the coding sequence ATGCGTGTACTCTTGATCGAGGACGACAGCGCGACAGCGCAGAGCATCGAGCTGATGCTCAAATCAGAGAGTTTCAACGTATACACGACGGACCTCGGCGAAGAGGGCGTCGACCTAGGCAAGCTCTATGACTACGACATCATCCTGCTCGACCTGAACCTTCCCGACATGTCGGGCTATGAAGTGCTGCGCACCCTGCGCGTAGCCAAGGTGCAGACCCCGATCCTGATCCTCAGTGGCCTTGCCGGCATCGAAGACAAGGTGCGCGGTCTCGGCTTCGGCGCCGACGACTACATGACCAAGCCGTTCCACAAGGACGAACTGGTCGCCCGCATTCACGCCATCGTGCGCCGGTCCAAGGGCCATGCCCAGTCGGTCATCAACACCGGCGACCTGAGCGTCAACCTCGACACCAAGACCGTCGAGGTCCAGTCGGCCCGCGTGCACCTGACCGGCAAGGAATATCAGATGCTGGAGCTGCTCTCGCTCCGCAAGGGCACTACCCTCACCAAGGAAATGTTCCTCAACCACCTTTATGGCGGGATGGACGAGCCCGAGCTGAAGATCATCGACGTCTTCATCTGCAAGCTCAGGAAAAAGCTCTCGGTCGCCACTGGCGGCAAGAACTACATCGAGACCGTCTGGGGCCGCGGCTACGTGCTGCGCGAGCCCGACGAGAACGAGAACTTCCAGGAATCGAGCGTCGCCTGA